A region from the Parcubacteria group bacterium genome encodes:
- a CDS encoding type II secretion system protein: MNTNKKGFTLIELLIVIAIIGILASIVLVSLNSARNKANAAAMKSSLSSLASGVTLCCDTTTNTLYAGAGGAGTDLCVGTAIGSAMPDTLDLKLGASGTVAYTAPAAGNCNTATPYMVATVDNRNNTACSGTYYISPSGIRNGGVYPGTNNGFPSGC, encoded by the coding sequence ATGAATACAAATAAAAAAGGTTTTACATTGATCGAACTTTTGATCGTTATCGCGATCATCGGTATTTTGGCTTCAATCGTGTTGGTCAGCTTGAACTCAGCTAGAAATAAAGCTAACGCTGCAGCTATGAAATCATCGCTGTCATCATTAGCCTCAGGAGTGACATTGTGTTGCGATACAACTACCAACACGCTCTACGCAGGCGCTGGAGGCGCAGGTACTGATTTGTGTGTAGGTACTGCTATCGGATCTGCTATGCCAGATACTCTTGATTTGAAGTTGGGTGCCTCAGGTACCGTAGCCTATACAGCACCAGCTGCTGGAAATTGTAATACAGCGACACCTTATATGGTAGCTACTGTTGATAATAGAAATAACACTGCTTGCTCAGGAACCTATTACATTTCTCCAAGTGGAATCAGGAATGGTGGTGTTTATCCTGGAACGAATAATGGTTTTCCATCAGGATGCTAA
- a CDS encoding prepilin-type N-terminal cleavage/methylation domain-containing protein, with amino-acid sequence MVKKLKKGRKNYYGFSMLEVMISVSIFTVVIFAVTATYARTFSAGQKSRIVQRNMEASRTAMEAMAKNMRMSTKLMVDATKKTVIMFNNSQATCIRYSFTGGSLTSLFYPSDPAYSPGDLEYPDCSTASGTPTELISADVDGIFEVTPTSATPKVVGKATVLLNIGNGVDAQHIQTSISFRDFDYE; translated from the coding sequence ATGGTAAAAAAACTAAAAAAGGGCAGGAAAAATTATTATGGTTTTTCAATGTTGGAAGTAATGATTTCCGTTTCTATTTTTACCGTGGTGATTTTTGCTGTGACTGCTACTTATGCGAGAACTTTTAGCGCTGGCCAGAAAAGTCGCATCGTGCAGCGTAATATGGAAGCAAGTCGCACAGCTATGGAAGCTATGGCTAAAAATATGCGGATGAGTACTAAATTAATGGTGGATGCGACCAAAAAGACAGTAATAATGTTTAATAATTCTCAAGCCACATGCATCAGATATAGCTTTACTGGAGGGAGCCTGACAAGTCTTTTTTATCCTTCAGATCCAGCCTACTCGCCAGGTGATTTGGAATATCCCGATTGTAGTACGGCCAGCGGGACTCCGACTGAGCTAATTTCTGCGGATGTGGATGGAATTTTTGAGGTTACGCCGACTTCGGCTACTCCCAAAGTCGTAGGCAAGGCAACTGTCCTACTCAATATTGGCAATGGTGTGGATGCCCAGCATATCCAAACCAGTATTTCTTTCCGAGATTTTGACTACGAATAG
- a CDS encoding PilT/PilU family type 4a pilus ATPase, with the protein MLRTEQKVKNLLRIAAQRGASDLHLVVGRYPTYRIDGRLYPLNQDTILTPSATKEICEVVLDEEKRKILEKDGQVDLSYNFEDKVRFRVNAFIQQGYTSIAFRLIPREIRTLEELGVPEMLYDFTTVSQGLFLMVGPVGHGKSTTLAAMLDHINHNQERHILTIEDPIEYIYEQDRSIINQREVFQDTDSFQGALKAVFREDANVVLIGELRDLDTIATAMTAAETGHLIFATLHTNDAPQTIDRIVDVFPAHQQNQVRSQLANVLLAVVSQRLMTRVDKGRVPAIEIMIKNHAVENLIRENKSYQIGNVIETSSQEGMVTMDKSLADLVRRGLVSLEVATSYARDQKNFETLLKY; encoded by the coding sequence GTGGAGCATCCGATTTGCATCTGGTGGTTGGGCGTTATCCGACGTATCGGATCGATGGGCGGCTTTATCCGCTCAACCAAGATACAATTCTCACTCCTAGCGCGACTAAAGAAATTTGTGAGGTCGTTCTGGATGAAGAAAAGAGGAAAATTTTAGAAAAAGATGGGCAAGTCGATCTTTCCTATAATTTTGAGGATAAGGTACGTTTTCGGGTCAATGCTTTTATCCAGCAGGGCTATACTAGTATTGCTTTTCGGCTTATTCCCAGAGAAATCAGAACGCTGGAAGAATTGGGCGTGCCAGAAATGCTGTATGATTTTACGACAGTGTCTCAGGGGTTATTCTTGATGGTTGGGCCAGTGGGGCATGGAAAATCAACTACTCTGGCGGCAATGCTCGATCACATCAATCACAACCAAGAAAGGCACATTCTCACAATTGAAGATCCGATCGAATATATCTATGAACAGGATCGCTCAATTATCAACCAGCGGGAAGTTTTCCAAGACACGGATTCTTTTCAGGGAGCGCTTAAGGCGGTTTTTCGCGAGGATGCTAATGTGGTGCTTATTGGTGAATTGCGGGACTTGGATACGATTGCTACCGCAATGACGGCAGCGGAAACAGGGCATCTGATCTTTGCTACCTTGCACACCAACGATGCTCCGCAGACGATTGATCGGATCGTGGATGTTTTTCCGGCTCACCAGCAAAATCAGGTACGTTCGCAATTGGCCAATGTGCTTTTGGCTGTAGTTTCTCAGCGACTGATGACGCGTGTGGACAAGGGACGGGTTCCGGCGATCGAGATAATGATTAAGAATCATGCCGTGGAGAATTTGATCCGGGAGAATAAAAGCTATCAGATCGGCAATGTTATTGAGACCAGTTCGCAAGAAGGTATGGTCACGATGGATAAGTCTCTGGCTGATCTGGTGCGCAGGGGCCTAGTTTCTCTGGAGGTCGCCACATCTTATGCGCGTGATCAGAAAAATTTTGAAACACTATTAAAATATTAG
- a CDS encoding prepilin-type N-terminal cleavage/methylation domain-containing protein, with protein sequence MLKKNKKHNYAGFSFMEVMLSVAVLSIGVMGVLPLFTSALRQSLDSRDQIIGAMLAQEGVELVQNLRDNNFKNRVDAFSGAFPADDTVNCRIDFQSALDCSSTLFRLYADNVTNFYKHSTTSATITKFRRRVNIDYSLIDGSDSDAENAAKAKVYVTAGWGAAGLPSSPNSSNCNTNNKCAFAIVTLTKW encoded by the coding sequence ATGTTGAAAAAAAACAAGAAGCACAATTATGCCGGTTTTTCTTTCATGGAAGTGATGCTTTCAGTGGCAGTCCTGTCGATCGGTGTCATGGGTGTTTTGCCGCTTTTTACTTCCGCACTGAGACAGTCGCTTGACAGTCGCGATCAGATTATTGGAGCTATGCTTGCGCAAGAGGGAGTAGAATTGGTACAAAATCTTCGGGATAATAACTTTAAAAATAGAGTAGATGCATTTTCTGGGGCATTTCCTGCTGATGATACCGTTAATTGTCGGATTGATTTTCAGTCTGCATTAGACTGCTCATCGACATTGTTTAGACTTTATGCTGATAATGTGACAAATTTCTATAAACATTCAACAACTTCCGCAACAATTACAAAATTTCGAAGAAGAGTAAATATAGACTACTCGCTAATTGACGGTTCTGATTCAGATGCTGAAAATGCCGCAAAAGCCAAGGTCTATGTCACTGCGGGTTGGGGGGCCGCTGGACTGCCCAGTTCTCCTAATTCTAGCAATTGCAATACCAATAATAAATGCGCTTTTGCTATTGTAACGTTAACAAAATGGTAA
- a CDS encoding prepilin-type N-terminal cleavage/methylation domain-containing protein yields MQDKLKINRKKRQKGFTFVEVIIVIGIVGIMLSIGFVSLRPAQDLAKLKAAQSEVAADIKQAQSNALQGKMTGGSVPKYYGVRFNADGKTYYLCYSNILTSCNNIIYTQKLKDGVASNAGGKMMMFDVPNGNYKSAALVITFTLNTKTKTVTIGANGSIAQN; encoded by the coding sequence ATGCAAGATAAACTAAAAATAAACAGAAAAAAGAGGCAGAAAGGTTTCACTTTTGTTGAGGTGATAATTGTGATTGGTATTGTTGGAATCATGCTTTCAATCGGGTTTGTTTCTTTGCGGCCAGCTCAGGATTTAGCTAAACTCAAGGCGGCACAGTCGGAAGTGGCGGCGGACATCAAGCAAGCGCAGAGTAACGCCTTGCAGGGGAAAATGACAGGAGGATCCGTGCCGAAATATTATGGAGTGCGCTTTAATGCTGATGGGAAAACCTACTATCTCTGCTACAGTAATATTCTAACTAGTTGCAATAATATTATTTATACGCAAAAGTTAAAAGACGGGGTCGCTTCTAATGCTGGCGGAAAAATGATGATGTTTGATGTTCCGAACGGAAATTATAAGTCTGCTGCTTTAGTAATAACCTTTACTCTTAATACAAAAACAAAAACTGTGACAATTGGAGCAAATGGATCAATTGCGCAAAATTAA
- a CDS encoding type II secretion system protein produces the protein MISKGKNIGQAQSMLNDKNYGFTLIELLVVIAIIGILASIVLVSLNSARAKAKQAEFKSGVSSLKSAYLSECSDSLGTTTAVTPPPSVQSPAFTDEECDGDGGFLDAIKVTPTDISGVPATCKGATITVEGADFTSDPDYSCP, from the coding sequence ATGATATCAAAAGGAAAAAACATAGGGCAGGCGCAATCAATGCTTAATGATAAGAACTATGGTTTCACACTGATTGAGCTTCTGGTTGTGATTGCGATTATCGGAATTTTAGCCTCCATTGTGTTGGTCAGCTTGAACAGTGCCAGAGCTAAGGCGAAACAAGCTGAGTTTAAATCTGGAGTATCAAGTTTGAAATCTGCCTATCTCAGTGAGTGTAGTGATTCACTCGGAACAACAACTGCCGTGACTCCACCACCTTCTGTTCAATCCCCGGCCTTTACGGATGAAGAGTGCGATGGAGATGGTGGGTTTTTGGATGCTATTAAGGTGACTCCGACTGATATTAGTGGTGTTCCAGCTACGTGCAAGGGAGCGACGATTACTGTTGAAGGTGCTGATTTCACTAGCGATCCTGATTATTCCTGTCCCTAA
- a CDS encoding prepilin peptidase: MLIIFFLFGLIIGSFLNVVVYRIRTAETILGRSHCAHCKKMIHWYDNIPLISFVLLKFKCRECGERISWQYPLVEFFTGIAFMLLGGKFFVLTDSATWFFTFYYLTIVSALIVILIYDLLYLEIPSIVLWTTVGFAIFCNLLIDFQMANFNGSILNNLTYSGTLAAFVAFISFFLLSSLSREKFMGMGDAFLVILIGLVLGWPKILLGLFLAFAIGAICGIVLVSLKKKKMGSQIPFAPFLAVGAIISMLYYTPIVSWYLKFF; this comes from the coding sequence ATGCTTATCATCTTTTTTCTTTTTGGATTGATCATCGGCAGTTTTCTCAATGTGGTAGTCTATCGCATCAGGACGGCCGAAACGATTTTGGGGCGGTCGCATTGCGCGCATTGTAAGAAAATGATTCATTGGTATGATAATATTCCGCTAATCAGTTTTGTACTTCTAAAATTCAAGTGTCGAGAATGCGGGGAAAGAATTTCTTGGCAGTATCCACTAGTAGAATTTTTTACCGGCATTGCGTTTATGCTTTTGGGTGGAAAGTTTTTTGTCTTAACTGATTCGGCTACTTGGTTTTTTACTTTCTATTATCTCACAATTGTCTCCGCGTTGATCGTTATCCTTATTTATGATTTGCTTTATTTGGAAATTCCCAGTATCGTGCTTTGGACAACGGTCGGTTTTGCTATTTTTTGCAACCTCTTGATTGATTTTCAAATGGCGAATTTTAATGGCAGTATCCTGAATAATTTGACTTATTCCGGTACGTTGGCTGCTTTTGTGGCGTTCATATCCTTTTTCCTGCTATCTTCTCTTTCCAGGGAAAAGTTTATGGGAATGGGCGATGCTTTTTTGGTCATTCTTATCGGATTGGTTTTGGGCTGGCCCAAAATTCTCTTGGGGCTGTTTTTGGCTTTTGCAATTGGGGCGATTTGTGGTATAGTTTTAGTGAGCCTGAAGAAGAAAAAAATGGGCAGTCAGATTCCTTTCGCTCCATTTTTGGCCGTGGGAGCAATCATTTCGATGCTTTATTACACACCTATCGTTAGTTGGTATTTGAAATTTTTCTAA
- a CDS encoding type II secretion system F family protein has product MKFKFKAKTKTGETSEGVVNAMNKDAAAAILQKNELFPINIQEESENELMKTINKYYDKVTDKDLVVFFRQLAILIEARVPIVTALTAISEQTSGNFLKIILSEAIKDIEDGVTLSDAFAKHMDVFSTLSINIIKAGEASGNLKKSVEYVADNIERNYELTSKVKSAMMYPAIVLVVFFVIGFLVITLIIPKLTVMIKDLNAEVPWYTNLLINIGDFMAVYWWAVLVIISGIVAGIVYYMSTVDGRREWDQIKLKLPIVGVMFRYIYITRFSENLQVLLAGGIPIIKALTIVSAVIGNTVYEELYLRTAENVKRGQNMSDILTRSPLIPPMVSHMIKIGEESGQIDSVLGHITKFYGQEVELMAKNMSTLIEPILMILIGLGVGLMAVGVLMPIYNIAGQIK; this is encoded by the coding sequence ATGAAATTTAAATTCAAAGCCAAAACAAAAACAGGAGAAACTAGTGAAGGTGTGGTGAACGCAATGAATAAAGACGCCGCCGCCGCTATTTTGCAAAAAAACGAACTCTTTCCGATCAATATTCAGGAAGAGAGTGAGAATGAGTTGATGAAAACTATCAATAAATATTATGACAAGGTGACGGATAAGGACTTGGTAGTTTTTTTTCGCCAACTGGCAATTCTCATCGAGGCACGCGTTCCGATTGTGACGGCTCTCACTGCTATCAGCGAGCAGACGAGCGGTAATTTTTTGAAAATTATCTTGTCCGAGGCAATCAAGGACATCGAAGATGGCGTGACTCTCTCCGACGCTTTTGCTAAGCATATGGATGTCTTTTCCACCCTATCCATCAATATCATCAAAGCAGGAGAGGCTTCAGGTAATTTGAAAAAATCTGTCGAATATGTAGCGGATAATATTGAACGGAACTATGAATTGACCAGCAAGGTTAAGTCGGCCATGATGTATCCAGCTATTGTTTTGGTGGTGTTTTTTGTGATCGGTTTTTTGGTGATCACGCTCATTATTCCAAAGCTAACAGTGATGATTAAAGATCTGAACGCGGAAGTGCCATGGTATACAAATCTGCTTATCAATATCGGTGATTTTATGGCAGTTTATTGGTGGGCAGTCTTGGTGATTATTTCTGGGATAGTTGCCGGCATCGTTTATTACATGAGCACGGTTGATGGCAGGAGAGAGTGGGATCAGATTAAATTAAAATTACCGATCGTGGGCGTGATGTTCCGCTATATATATATCACCAGGTTTTCTGAAAATTTGCAGGTTCTTTTAGCAGGAGGGATTCCTATCATTAAGGCGCTTACAATCGTGAGTGCTGTTATTGGCAATACCGTCTATGAGGAATTGTATCTGCGGACAGCGGAAAATGTGAAAAGAGGACAGAATATGAGCGATATCTTAACTCGGAGTCCGCTTATTCCGCCAATGGTTTCGCATATGATAAAAATCGGAGAAGAATCAGGACAAATTGATTCCGTGCTCGGACATATTACCAAGTTCTATGGGCAAGAGGTGGAGCTGATGGCCAAAAATATGTCTACGCTGATTGAGCCGATCTTGATGATCCTGATCGGTCTTGGTGTTGGCCTTATGGCGGTCGGAGTTTTGATGCCAATCTATAATATTGCCGGTCAGATTAAATAA